Proteins encoded by one window of Lycium barbarum isolate Lr01 chromosome 11, ASM1917538v2, whole genome shotgun sequence:
- the LOC132619945 gene encoding uncharacterized protein LOC132619945 isoform X1, translating to MREYNGQCHIAYVELFAISISMGYKMTQRLGIYAITPEIPDWTCKVQVVDICKPGEGTHRKIKYLNMIFQDEQEDQIKAIIYGDEISSYQDIFKLFHTYLIAGARIQVPNLRYERPLHTFEWIIDKKTIVDPIEKDNPDEDELPPPTKLNLTSFEDINNQASQSTKEQLKDVEFNILAIVVRCFPPRFVARVQKRLQELILIDTDKQALTFTLWEDTFIEDEGKKLLDQFEKRPIIFARRIGVSKYNGTSLTTKFNTTIQIDPPYSQCLQLHTWVKENREMLASFSLRSTSESGSLISVSVDEQIVPIANVQSQQDGHSFSIEAKVSLPDKLKSCYVLLCPDCKQEVRGLIKRKFLCMTCADLM from the exons ATGCGGGAATATAATGGGCAATGTCACATTGCATATGTCGAACTATTTGCCATTAGCATTAGCAT GGGATATAAAATGACACAACGACTTGGCATATATGCAATCACTCCTGAAATACCTGACTGGACCTGTAAAGTGCAAGTTGTGGACATATGCAAACCAGGAGAAGGTACTCATCGAAAGATAAAATATTTGAACATGATCTTTCAAGATGAACAG GAAgaccaaataaaagctattatttatggtGATGAAATCTCCTCTTATCAAGATATATTCAAGCTGTTCCACACCTATTTGATAGCGGGTGCGCGCATACAAGTACCAAATTTGAGATATGAAAGACCCTTGCATACATTTGAGTGGATTATTGACAAAAAAACCATAGTTGATCCGATTGAAAAAGATAATCCAGATGAGGATGAATTGCCACCGCCCACAAAGCTGAATCTTACATCATTTGAAGACATCAACAATCAGGCCTCCCAGTCTACCAAAGAGCAGCTTAAGGACGTAGAATTTA ATATACTCGCAATTGTTGTCCGCTGCTTCCCGCCAAGGTTTGTTGCAAGAGTCCAAAAAAGATTGCAAGAACTCATTCTCATCGATACTGA CAAACAAGCTTTGACCTTCACACTATGGGAAGACACTTTTATTGAGGACGAAGGCAAGAAACTCCTTGACCAATTCGAAAAACGTCCTATTATCTTTGCCAGGCGTATTGGGGTATCCAAGTACAATG GTACATCGTTGACAACAAAATTTAACACCACAATACAAATTGATCCCCCTTATTCCCAATGCCTACAATTGCACACATG GGTCAAAGAAAACAGAGAAATGCTTGCTTCTTTCAGCCTGAGGAGCACATCTGAATCTGGATCTCTTATTAGCGTTTCAGTAGATGAACAAATAGTCCCAATTGCAAATGTTCAATCACAACAGGAC GGGCATTCCTTCTCCATTGAGGCAAAAGTATCACTTCCAGATAAACTCAAAAGTTGCTATGTTTTATTATGTCCCGACTGCAAACAAGAAGTCAGAGGCTTAATAAAAAGAAAGTTTCTGTGTATGACTT GTGCAGATTTGATGTAA
- the LOC132619948 gene encoding uncharacterized protein LOC132619948, whose product MPMNVHNDLAGDIVAKSAIGRSFDKFRVILKKQGLEDFFRSSYFGFYLDLSEETGARFQMAMVYGLLKCMIICEENDEVWINLCGMPVCFDIKEFVIVTGLRCHPCEVPIVTLAKPMRTIKAAKEVKATKKAKGRKGKNDVDLVDLVRKSYKEEKLIKDLQSKNVSKKHKESMCLVWFVHSVLWAKDTNINIPLGLIKLAEDYEAFNNYGWGRESFRLTIYLEI is encoded by the coding sequence ATGCCCATGAATGTACACAATGATTTGGCCGGTGATATTGTGGCCAAATCAGCCATAGGTAGGAGTTTTGATAAGTTTAGGGTCATACTTAAAAAGCAAGGGTTGGAGGATTTTTTTAGGTCTAGCTATTTTGGGTTTTATTTAGATTTGTCTGAAGAGACCGGTGCACGATTTCAAATGGCCATGGTATATGGACTTTTGAAATGTATGATTATTTGTGAAGAAAATGATGAGGTTTGGATAAATTTATGTGGTATGCCGGTTTGCTTTGACATAAAGGAGTTTGTTATAGTTACCGGCTTGAGATGTCATCCTTGTGAGGTTCCTATTGTTACATTAGCGAAGCCAATGCGGACAATCAAGGCAGCCAAAGAAGTCAAGGCAACCAAGAAAGCAAAGGGTAGAAAAGGTAAGAATGATGTTGATTTGGTGGATTTAGTGAGAAAGAGCTACAAAGAGGAGAAGTTGATTAAAGATTTGCAGTCCAAAAATGTGTCAAAAAAGCACAAGGAGTCAatgtgcttagtttggtttgtaCATAGTGTTCTTTGGGCAAAAGACACAAACATCAACATACCACTTGGTTTGATTAAACTGGCGGAGGACTATGAGGCATTCAACAACTACGGATGGGGTCGAGAAAGCTTTAGGTTGACAATTTATTTAGAGATTTGA
- the LOC132619949 gene encoding uncharacterized protein LOC132619949 — protein sequence MDPAPRPSKTVEILNSYRGAKFIWRAVLIFNLGLGAYLFTRPAKEKKATTRQPIAPAETTTPTAPVPQKFEPMFSPIPEPVKMPEPLSIEQLFEVMLEEKEEGQTSKPTRKEENQ from the exons ATGGATCCCGCTCCTCGTCCTTCGAAAACAGTAGAGATACTAAATAGCTACCGTGGTGCCAAATTTATATGGCGTGCTGTTCTCATCTTCAATCTTGGCCTTGGAG CTTACCTCTTTACAAGACCTGCTAAGGAGAAAAAAGCTACCACTAGACAACCCATTGCTCCAGCTGAGACTACTACTCCCACTGCACCCGTTCCTCAAAAATTTGAACCCATGTTTTCTCCTATTCCAGAACCTGTGAAGATGCCAGAGCCCCTTTCTATAGAGCAGCTTTTCGAAGTGATGCTAGAAGAGAAAGAGGAAGGTCAAACctcaaaaccaacaagaaaagaagagaatcaaTGA
- the LOC132619945 gene encoding uncharacterized protein LOC132619945 isoform X3 — MTQRLGIYAITPEIPDWTCKVQVVDICKPGEGTHRKIKYLNMIFQDEQEDQIKAIIYGDEISSYQDIFKLFHTYLIAGARIQVPNLRYERPLHTFEWIIDKKTIVDPIEKDNPDEDELPPPTKLNLTSFEDINNQASQSTKEQLKDVEFNILAIVVRCFPPRFVARVQKRLQELILIDTDKQALTFTLWEDTFIEDEGKKLLDQFEKRPIIFARRIGVSKYNGTSLTTKFNTTIQIDPPYSQCLQLHTWVKENREMLASFSLRSTSESGSLISVSVDEQIVPIANVQSQQDGHSFSIEAKVSLPDKLKSCYVLLCPDCKQEVRGLIKRKFLCMTCADLM; from the exons ATGACACAACGACTTGGCATATATGCAATCACTCCTGAAATACCTGACTGGACCTGTAAAGTGCAAGTTGTGGACATATGCAAACCAGGAGAAGGTACTCATCGAAAGATAAAATATTTGAACATGATCTTTCAAGATGAACAG GAAgaccaaataaaagctattatttatggtGATGAAATCTCCTCTTATCAAGATATATTCAAGCTGTTCCACACCTATTTGATAGCGGGTGCGCGCATACAAGTACCAAATTTGAGATATGAAAGACCCTTGCATACATTTGAGTGGATTATTGACAAAAAAACCATAGTTGATCCGATTGAAAAAGATAATCCAGATGAGGATGAATTGCCACCGCCCACAAAGCTGAATCTTACATCATTTGAAGACATCAACAATCAGGCCTCCCAGTCTACCAAAGAGCAGCTTAAGGACGTAGAATTTA ATATACTCGCAATTGTTGTCCGCTGCTTCCCGCCAAGGTTTGTTGCAAGAGTCCAAAAAAGATTGCAAGAACTCATTCTCATCGATACTGA CAAACAAGCTTTGACCTTCACACTATGGGAAGACACTTTTATTGAGGACGAAGGCAAGAAACTCCTTGACCAATTCGAAAAACGTCCTATTATCTTTGCCAGGCGTATTGGGGTATCCAAGTACAATG GTACATCGTTGACAACAAAATTTAACACCACAATACAAATTGATCCCCCTTATTCCCAATGCCTACAATTGCACACATG GGTCAAAGAAAACAGAGAAATGCTTGCTTCTTTCAGCCTGAGGAGCACATCTGAATCTGGATCTCTTATTAGCGTTTCAGTAGATGAACAAATAGTCCCAATTGCAAATGTTCAATCACAACAGGAC GGGCATTCCTTCTCCATTGAGGCAAAAGTATCACTTCCAGATAAACTCAAAAGTTGCTATGTTTTATTATGTCCCGACTGCAAACAAGAAGTCAGAGGCTTAATAAAAAGAAAGTTTCTGTGTATGACTT GTGCAGATTTGATGTAA
- the LOC132619945 gene encoding uncharacterized protein LOC132619945 isoform X2 translates to MNLPIFWGYKMTQRLGIYAITPEIPDWTCKVQVVDICKPGEGTHRKIKYLNMIFQDEQEDQIKAIIYGDEISSYQDIFKLFHTYLIAGARIQVPNLRYERPLHTFEWIIDKKTIVDPIEKDNPDEDELPPPTKLNLTSFEDINNQASQSTKEQLKDVEFNILAIVVRCFPPRFVARVQKRLQELILIDTDKQALTFTLWEDTFIEDEGKKLLDQFEKRPIIFARRIGVSKYNGTSLTTKFNTTIQIDPPYSQCLQLHTWVKENREMLASFSLRSTSESGSLISVSVDEQIVPIANVQSQQDGHSFSIEAKVSLPDKLKSCYVLLCPDCKQEVRGLIKRKFLCMTCADLM, encoded by the exons ATGAATCTGCCGATTTTCTG GGGATATAAAATGACACAACGACTTGGCATATATGCAATCACTCCTGAAATACCTGACTGGACCTGTAAAGTGCAAGTTGTGGACATATGCAAACCAGGAGAAGGTACTCATCGAAAGATAAAATATTTGAACATGATCTTTCAAGATGAACAG GAAgaccaaataaaagctattatttatggtGATGAAATCTCCTCTTATCAAGATATATTCAAGCTGTTCCACACCTATTTGATAGCGGGTGCGCGCATACAAGTACCAAATTTGAGATATGAAAGACCCTTGCATACATTTGAGTGGATTATTGACAAAAAAACCATAGTTGATCCGATTGAAAAAGATAATCCAGATGAGGATGAATTGCCACCGCCCACAAAGCTGAATCTTACATCATTTGAAGACATCAACAATCAGGCCTCCCAGTCTACCAAAGAGCAGCTTAAGGACGTAGAATTTA ATATACTCGCAATTGTTGTCCGCTGCTTCCCGCCAAGGTTTGTTGCAAGAGTCCAAAAAAGATTGCAAGAACTCATTCTCATCGATACTGA CAAACAAGCTTTGACCTTCACACTATGGGAAGACACTTTTATTGAGGACGAAGGCAAGAAACTCCTTGACCAATTCGAAAAACGTCCTATTATCTTTGCCAGGCGTATTGGGGTATCCAAGTACAATG GTACATCGTTGACAACAAAATTTAACACCACAATACAAATTGATCCCCCTTATTCCCAATGCCTACAATTGCACACATG GGTCAAAGAAAACAGAGAAATGCTTGCTTCTTTCAGCCTGAGGAGCACATCTGAATCTGGATCTCTTATTAGCGTTTCAGTAGATGAACAAATAGTCCCAATTGCAAATGTTCAATCACAACAGGAC GGGCATTCCTTCTCCATTGAGGCAAAAGTATCACTTCCAGATAAACTCAAAAGTTGCTATGTTTTATTATGTCCCGACTGCAAACAAGAAGTCAGAGGCTTAATAAAAAGAAAGTTTCTGTGTATGACTT GTGCAGATTTGATGTAA